The genome window TAACATTAAAAGTGGACCAAGTGCGATCGCTAGTTGACCAGCAATTGATTTTGCTCACTCCAGGTCAATCGATAGCGCAGTCATAAGCATTTGGCCATTTCGGCTCGAATGAGCGTCAGTCAGGCAGATTATCTAGAATTCCTCATCTTAGTGCTCGATTTTCAGCATTAAGTATTGTTACCACCCCGTGATATGATCTGTCCTGGCTGATCCCAGTCAAGTTAAATATCTGGACTCGTTTCAGAGTTTTGTGACCTTGTCAGACCCAACGCTGGAACCAACACCTGTAAGCGGAGATTTGCAACCTAGCGATTCTCCAGCGACAGAACCTAACACCTCCATGCAGGAGTATTATCGGCTACAGCAAGAACTGCTAGTCATAACACTGGTTGCAACGGCAGTGATCTTCGGTTTTGTCTGTTTTTTTTATTCTCTGAACATTGCCCTCAACTATTTGATTGGGGCGTGCACAGGTGTGGTTTACTTAAGACTGTTGGCTAAAAACGTTGAGCAGCTTGGCAATAGCAAGAAGCGTGTGGGCAACACCCGGCTCGCTCTTTTTATTGGGTTGATTGTAATAGCAACTCAGCTAAATCAACTGCAAATTATCCCAATCTTTTTGGGATTTCTGACCTATAAAGTGGCGCTCCTCGTTTACGTGTTGCGAATTACATTCATCCCTGACCCCAAGTAGGTTGGGCGATTCTTAGAATTCTCCACTCTAATCTCTGGGGAACCTCCTGAATGGACATGCTGTATTTTGATGCCTTTAACTCCTTCCGCCTAGCTGAGTTGGAAGTAGGACGACATCTTTACTGGCACCTCGGCAACCTCAAGTTGCACGGGCAGGTATTTATTACCTCCTGGTTTGTGATTGGACTTCTCGTTCTGTTTTCCTTAGCAGCAACCCGTAATGTCCAAAGAGTGCCGTCAGGACTGCAAAACCTGATGGAATATGCTTTGGAATACATTCGCGATATTGCTAAGACTCAAATTGGTGAGAAAGACTATCGCCGCTGGGTGCCGTTTGTTGGCACATTATTTCTCTTTATCTTCCTGTCAAACTGGTCGGGTGCACTTGTTCCTTGGAAGCTGATTAAGCTATCAGAGGGTGAGTTGGGCGCACCGACTGCTGACATCAACACGACAGTGGCATTTGCCTTGCTGACCTCCTTGGCATATTTCTACGCAGGGATTAGCAAGAAGGGCTTGGGTTACTTTGCTCACTATGTTGAGCCTGTACCCATCATGTTGCCTTTCAAGATTTTGGAAGATTTCACCAGGCCGCTCTCCCTAAGCTTCCGTCTCTTTGGCAACATTCTGGCTGATGAACTAGTTGTAGGAGTTCTCGTACTCTTAGTTCCTCTGTTCGTGCCGTTGCCAGTGATGGTGCTGGGTCTGTTTACCAGTGCGATTCAGGCGTTGATTTTTGCAACCCTAGCCGCCGCTTACATTGGTGAAGCTGTGGAAGAGCATGGGCATGGTGGTGAAGAGCATGGGGGACACGCTTAAATCCCTCAGTTGAGGCGTAGCCTATTACGCCTATCTATAGCCCGGTACTATCGCAGAAATTGCTTGGTTTAAGTAGTTGCGATCGGTGATTTAGGGCAGCGTGAAAATCACGTATCTGCTAGTTAACGTACACCTGTTATTTCTGCATTCAAGATAAGGACACTCATCATGGATCCATTAGTTTCTGCTGCTTCTGTTTTGGCTGCTGCTCTAGCTGTTGGTCTAGCTGCAATTGGCCCTGGTATCGGTCAAGGTAATGCTGCAGGTCAAGCAGTCGAAGGTATTGCTCGTCAGCCCGAAGCAGAAGGTAAGATTCGCGGTACTCTCCTGCTCAGCTTGGCGTTCATGGAAGCGCTCACCATCTACGGTCTGGTAGTTGCTCTCGTTCTATTGTTCGCTAACCCCTTCGCTTAAGGCTTTTGGTTACTGATTCCGTAGAGATGTGGTCAGCGATCGCATCTCTACACCTAACTATTTTCTAGTTCTAGCCCAATTCAAGCTTGACCCTGCTTGGCAACGGGAAACACGTAATTATGATGCATTCGACAATTTTACTGGCTGCGGAAACTGCTAAACAGGGTGGGTTATTCGATCTCGATGCCACGCTACCGTTAATGGCGTTGCAGTTTCTGGCTCTAGCCACCGTCTTAAACGCGATTTTTTACAAGCCTCTGAGTAACGCGATTGACGGTCGGAACGAGTATATTCGTACCAACCAAGCGGAGGCCAAAGAACGCTTGGCTAAAGCAGAGCACCTCACCAAGCAGTATGAGCAAGAGCTAGGGGAAGCCCGCCGGAAGGCTCAAGCGATTATTGCTGAGGCTCAAGCTGATGCTCAAAAAATTGCGGCTCAGATGATCGCGGCAGCACAACAAGAAGCCCAAGCTCAACGAGAACAGGCTCAGCAAGAGCTCGATCAGCAAAAGCAAGTAGCGATGCAATCGTTAGAGCAGCAGGTTGATGCTCTCAGTCGCCAGATTTTAGAAAAGCTACTCGGCCCTCAGTTGGTTAAGTAGATCTAGCTCAAGCGTTGGGAGATGGAATCGGGGAATCGCGGCAGCTTCAGTCGTGGTTTGTAGCTCTGGTTAGCGACCAGACTTTGGCATGAGCAGCGCAGTTATGGATGAGTATCATGGGGACTTTTTTATTACTAGCAACGGCAGGTAGTGCAGCTGCCTCCGAATTGGTAGAGGCAACTGAGGAAGGTGGGTTTGGTTTAAATTTCGATATTTTAGAAACCAACCTAATCAACCTCGCCATCATTATTTTTGTGCTGTTCTATTTCGGGCGGAAGTTCTTGGGCGGTATCCTGACAGAGCGTCGCTCGGCAATTGAAACAGCGATTCAGGATGCAGAGAAACGCCAGCGAGAAGCTGCGTCCGCTCTGGCAGGACAACAGCAAAAGCTAGCTCAAGCGCAAGCTGAGGCAGAACGCATCCGGGCGACAGCGGAGCAAAACGCTCAAACCGCCAAGGAAGCAATTCTGGCTCAAGCAGCACAAGACGTGGAGGTGATACAGGTCACTGGGGTTCAAGGAACGAATGCTGACCAAGAGCGGGCGATCGCAGAACTGCGTCAACGAGCAGCAGCTTTGGCGGTGCAGCGGGTTGAATCTCAGATTGGTAACTACTTAAACGACGGTGCCCAACAACAGTTGATTGATCGCAGCATTGCGCTGTTAGGAGGCAACTCATGAGAGACAGCATTGTAGTGGGTCAAATCGTCGAGCCCTATGCTCAGGCTCTGATGTCAGTTGCCCAATCCAACAACATTGTTGACCGCGTGGGTGAAGACGTTAGCGCTTTACTAGAGCTGCTGACCAGCTCGGAAGATTTGCGTAATTTTCTGGCGAATCCTCTAACCAAGGCTGACGTAAAAAAGTCAGTTTTACAGCAGGTGACTGGCGATCAATTGCATCCTTACACTCGCAACTTCCTCAGCCTGTTAGTTGATCGAGGCCGCATTCTCTTCATTGAGGGCATTTGTAAGCAGTACCAGGCTTTGTTGCGTAAGCAAAACCAAACTGTTCTGGCTGAAGTGATTTCTACTGTAGAGCTCAATGAAGAGCAACAGCGATCTGTGCGAGAGAAAGTGACAGCGATGACCAATGCTCGCCAGGTTGAGCTTGCAACCAAGATTGACCCAGACCTAATCGGTGGCGTCATCATTAAGGTGGGTTCACAAGTGGTTGATGCAAGTATCCGGGGTCAGCTACGACGTATTTCTCTCCGTTTGAGTAGTGCCGCCTAGGCTCAAACAACGACCTATCCTTCATCCCTCATCCTTAGTAAAAGAGCAATTCTCATGGTAAGCATCAGACCTGACGAAATTAGCAATATTATTCGGCAGCAGATTGAGCAGTACGACCAAGAAGTTAAAGTCTCCAACGTTGGTACAGTATTGCAGGTTGGAGACGGCATTGCCCGGATCTACGGTCTAGAACAGGTAATGGCAAGCGAGTTGCTAGAGTTCCAAGACGGGAGTGTCGGCATCGCCTTCAACCTAGAAGAAGATAACGTCGGTGCCGTGCTGATGAGCGATGGCCGCGACATTCAAGAAGGTAGTTCTGTTACTTCTACTGGGAAAATTGCTCAGATCCCAGTGGGTGATGCGATGATTGGTCGCGTCGTCGATGCTCTGGCTCGCCCTCTTGATGGCAAAGGTGATATCCAGACCAGCGAAACTCGTCTGCTAGAGTCTCCTGCACCTGGCATCATTGAGCGGAAATCTGTGTATGAGCCGATGCAAACTGGGATTACCGCGATCGATGCGATGATTCCCATCGGTCGGGGCCAGCGGGAGTTGATCATTGGTGACCGCCAAACCGGTAAGACTGCGGTTGCGCTTGACACCATCCTGAACCAGAAGGGCGAAGATGTAATCTGCGTTTACGTTGCGATCGGTCAGAAAGCTTCTACCGTTGCCAACGTGGTGAACGTGCTGCGTGAGCGTGGCGCTCTCGACTACACCATTGTGGTTGCTGCAAACGCGAACGACCCCGCTACCCTCCAGTGGTTGGCTCCTTACACCGGAGCAACCTTGGCTGAGTACTTTATGTACAAAGGCAAAGCAACCTTGGTGGTCTACGATGACTTGTCCAAGCATGCTCAAGCGTATCGCCAAATGTCTTTGCTGCTGCGTCGCCCACCCGGACGGGAAGCTTACCCCGGAGACGTATTCTACTTACACTCCCGCTTGCTAGAGCGTGCAGCTAAGCTCAGCCCTGAGTTAGGTGAAGGTAGCATGACCGCGCTGCCCATCATCGAAACCCAAGCAGGTGACGTATCTGCTTACATTCCTACCAACGTAATCTCGATTACCGATGGTCAGATCTTCTTGTCTTCTGACTTGTTCAACGCAGGTTTACGCCCCGCTGTAAACGCAGGTATTTCGGTATCTCGTGTGGGTTCTGCGGCTCAAATCAAAGCCATGAAGCAAGTGGCTGGTAAGGTGAAGCTGGAACTAGCTCAGTTTGCTGACCTAGAAGCATTTGCTCAGTTTGCATCTGACTTGGATAAAGCAACTCAAGACCAGTTGTCCAGAGGACAGCGTTTGCGTGAACTGCTGAAGCAGCCGCAAAACTCCCCCATTCCTGTGAACGAGCAAGTTGCTCTGATTTATGCAGGGATTAACGGTCATCTAGATGATGTACCTGTTGATAAAGTTACCAGCTACGTAAAGAGCCTGCGGGAATATCTCAGAACCAGCAAGCCTCAGTATGCTGAAATCATTCGCAACCAAAAGACGCTGAACGCTGAAGCGGAGCAAATTCTGAAGGAAGCGATCGCTGAATCGAAGCAAGCATTCATGGCAGCTGCGTAGGAGATGAGCC of Trichocoleus sp. FACHB-46 contains these proteins:
- a CDS encoding ATP synthase subunit I codes for the protein MTLSDPTLEPTPVSGDLQPSDSPATEPNTSMQEYYRLQQELLVITLVATAVIFGFVCFFYSLNIALNYLIGACTGVVYLRLLAKNVEQLGNSKKRVGNTRLALFIGLIVIATQLNQLQIIPIFLGFLTYKVALLVYVLRITFIPDPK
- the atpB gene encoding F0F1 ATP synthase subunit A gives rise to the protein MLYFDAFNSFRLAELEVGRHLYWHLGNLKLHGQVFITSWFVIGLLVLFSLAATRNVQRVPSGLQNLMEYALEYIRDIAKTQIGEKDYRRWVPFVGTLFLFIFLSNWSGALVPWKLIKLSEGELGAPTADINTTVAFALLTSLAYFYAGISKKGLGYFAHYVEPVPIMLPFKILEDFTRPLSLSFRLFGNILADELVVGVLVLLVPLFVPLPVMVLGLFTSAIQALIFATLAAAYIGEAVEEHGHGGEEHGGHA
- the atpE gene encoding ATP synthase F0 subunit C, with protein sequence MDPLVSAASVLAAALAVGLAAIGPGIGQGNAAGQAVEGIARQPEAEGKIRGTLLLSLAFMEALTIYGLVVALVLLFANPFA
- a CDS encoding F0F1 ATP synthase subunit B', with the protein product MMHSTILLAAETAKQGGLFDLDATLPLMALQFLALATVLNAIFYKPLSNAIDGRNEYIRTNQAEAKERLAKAEHLTKQYEQELGEARRKAQAIIAEAQADAQKIAAQMIAAAQQEAQAQREQAQQELDQQKQVAMQSLEQQVDALSRQILEKLLGPQLVK
- a CDS encoding F0F1 ATP synthase subunit B, with translation MGTFLLLATAGSAAASELVEATEEGGFGLNFDILETNLINLAIIIFVLFYFGRKFLGGILTERRSAIETAIQDAEKRQREAASALAGQQQKLAQAQAEAERIRATAEQNAQTAKEAILAQAAQDVEVIQVTGVQGTNADQERAIAELRQRAAALAVQRVESQIGNYLNDGAQQQLIDRSIALLGGNS
- the atpH gene encoding ATP synthase F1 subunit delta; protein product: MRDSIVVGQIVEPYAQALMSVAQSNNIVDRVGEDVSALLELLTSSEDLRNFLANPLTKADVKKSVLQQVTGDQLHPYTRNFLSLLVDRGRILFIEGICKQYQALLRKQNQTVLAEVISTVELNEEQQRSVREKVTAMTNARQVELATKIDPDLIGGVIIKVGSQVVDASIRGQLRRISLRLSSAA
- the atpA gene encoding F0F1 ATP synthase subunit alpha gives rise to the protein MVSIRPDEISNIIRQQIEQYDQEVKVSNVGTVLQVGDGIARIYGLEQVMASELLEFQDGSVGIAFNLEEDNVGAVLMSDGRDIQEGSSVTSTGKIAQIPVGDAMIGRVVDALARPLDGKGDIQTSETRLLESPAPGIIERKSVYEPMQTGITAIDAMIPIGRGQRELIIGDRQTGKTAVALDTILNQKGEDVICVYVAIGQKASTVANVVNVLRERGALDYTIVVAANANDPATLQWLAPYTGATLAEYFMYKGKATLVVYDDLSKHAQAYRQMSLLLRRPPGREAYPGDVFYLHSRLLERAAKLSPELGEGSMTALPIIETQAGDVSAYIPTNVISITDGQIFLSSDLFNAGLRPAVNAGISVSRVGSAAQIKAMKQVAGKVKLELAQFADLEAFAQFASDLDKATQDQLSRGQRLRELLKQPQNSPIPVNEQVALIYAGINGHLDDVPVDKVTSYVKSLREYLRTSKPQYAEIIRNQKTLNAEAEQILKEAIAESKQAFMAAA